The genomic region TCTATAGGGTGCagtctcatttttttttcttttgagaaccTATATATAGGGTGCAGTCTCATGAACATGTATgcctttttttcagaattttttggaacCTCAAAATATGATTTTTGACTTTTCAAAATAACCACCTCCATGGAGGTCGCCCACCATTTTGCGGGCTCACTTCCCCTATTGCATACTGtcttattctttttttttcttatccTTTGTAATCACACGTGGCCATTAATTTCTGGAGATGGGGTTTGGCTTCCTAGTGATGCTAGCTGGCACCGGAGCCCATGATCGCGTGCGTGGAACGGTAATTCAAGAACGAGAGGGCACATATGACAGTGTCCTTCAAGGCGTTATAGGCGTTCATGTTCCGGGAGATCAGCCTACCAAGATCGAGAGCCGGCCACACTAGCACCTTGTCTCCTTCCGTAACCCTCGCCTGTCACAGTCGTAGTCGCTCACAAACGAGGAGGCTTGATGAGGATGATGCTATTGTGTTACCTTGTCTTGCAGGAGTAACGTGGGTTGCCACCTCGATGCTTCTGCTACTCTGTCGTGTTCCTGCAGTCCTGCTCTTCTACTTGGTTTGTATAGTTCGACCAGTAGCCTTCATAGTCTGTTTGGCAAACTAACCGGAAGGGGAATGAGAGTTTAACTCTAATTCCCTTTCCCCATCTCAATTACCAGCCCTCCCCTAGGTAATAGATATGTGGAACTTCTACACGTGAATTCCCCTTCCATCTCCCTATTGAATTCTCATTCCACCCAAACAAACAAAGGAATAAAACTCTCTATGCCTCAAACTCCCATTCCCTCTCTTCAATTCCACTGAACCAAACACGCTGTCAGAGAGAGTCTAAACCCACTCGATTTAAAACGAATGTTTACCAGCTTAATTGTTCCTTCCAAAAAGCAGGATTATATGATCTATGTAGTTTGTTCTTTCTAGCGGTTCGGTTGGAGATTTGGTAATGAGAAAAATACCCGTTCGTTACCTTATTGAGATGCATACTATTTATGTCTATCCCGCAAACAAAAACAGCACATATTTGACATGGTTATTTAATTCTGTAAACTTGACATGATTATAAAGTAGCAATGCTCATACATCCACACTGAAATTCAATATAACCTTAACAACACAATGGATGGTATCACACACAACACAAGCAATCCTAGTGCAATAATATTACACGTGTAGATAAAACAACAAACTCTCAAACCAAGTGCCACCTGGCAACTTAAGTAGCATGCAGCTGGTTGCCGTTATTATTATTCTTGTCCCCTTTCCAATTCGCtagctgatatatatatatatatatatatatatatatatatatatatatatatatatatagcagaaGATAAGATGATATTATTAcgcttgcgtgcgtgcatgtgtgcgtgttCTCATGCATTACTTAATTCATGGACGATGGTGGCTGCCATTCGGTGCTTGAAGGAGGGGCCTTTTCGACGTCCTTGTCCACATGCCCAGCGGCGGCGCCGGCAACGTTGCCGTCCTCGCCGGAGATCTCTTCGAGCGATCGGCCCATCGTCTCAGGGACGAGGAAGGTGAAGAAGAAGCCGAACATGTTGGTGACAGAGAGAAGGATGAGCGCCTGCTTCATGTGCTTGGGGTCGCCCTTGAGGGTGAGGGTCTGCACCCCGAAGGCGGCAACGATGGCACCTGCCTTGCCTGACGCGGCGCTGATGGCGTGGCATGTAGAGCGGACACGCGTGGGGAATAGCTCGGCCGGCAGCACGAAGGTGGTGCTGTTGGGGCCGAAGTTTGCGAAGAAGAATGTGAGCGCGTAGAGGATGGCGAACAGGGCGTGGCCCTTGTCCTTGAGGTATTCGTATTtgatgcccatcactagcatgaaCAGGGACATCATGAAGAAACCAAGGAGCTGGATCAAGTACCTGCATTCAATTCATGGATGCTCAAATTAATGTGTAGGTGTAACGAAACTAACCAAGTCGATCGCGCATGAGCCATGCATGCATATAGGTACGTACTCCCTCCGGCcttttttactccgcatattaggatTTTGTccagtcaaactttgcaaagtttcatcaaatttATATTTAAAAACTATGAACATCTATAATATCAAATATATACACTATGGAAAACTATATTGATTTGGCTTTGTGAatattgatacttttttctataagttcGATGAATGTAGAGATACGTTGACTTCGAACAAAACTTATATGCTGACttaaaaggaccggagggagtacatacctTCCCATCTTGTCGATGAGTGCCACGGTGACCCAGTAACCGGGGAAAGTGCCGAAGAGGGCGATGAGGAACATGGCTCGTGATATCACGAACACCTCTTTGAGCGCGTTCATGGAGCCCGGGGTGCCGGTGAGGTTGATGGCTGGGAAGATGTCCTTTTGTGTCAGGTTCTGGCTGTAGAAGGCGATGTCGAGGAGGAACCACGTGGTGGTGGTGCCGATGAGGTGCAAGCCGTGACGCCGCGCAAACTCCATGGACAGCAGAGAGTATTCGTTGGCCGCCCTAAACTTGGAGAGCTTCTCCTGCTCCTCGTCGATGCGGATCTCCAGCACTTTCTGCATGTCGTTGGTAGCCTGCTTGGCGTTACCCTCGATGAGAGCGGTGTACCTGGCGGTCTCGGGCATCTTCATCCGCCAGTAGAAGGTGGCCACCGCGGGGAACGCCCCGAGCATGAGCACGACGCGCCACATGTAGTCCGCCCCGGGCCACTGATCCATTTGACCATCAACCGTCAGGCCATGGTGCGCATCCCACGCCGGTGCAGGGTTGTAGTGGAGGAAAATGGCGGAGACGATCATGGACACGAGGCCCGCGAAGATGATGCCGACGCCCTGCATGGCGAAGACggcggcgatgaaggcgccgcggGTCTTCTTGTTGGCGTACTCGGACATGATTGTGGCGGACAGCGGGTAGTCCCCGCCGATGCCGAAGCCGAGCCAGAAGCGGAAGAAGCAGAGCGTGCCGATGACGGCGCTGGCAGAGCTCCCGAAGGAGAGGCCGGAGCCGATGGCGCACACGGCCATGAGGACGAGCGTGATCCCGTAGACGCGCTTGCGGCCGAGCTTGTCCCCGAAGTAGCCGAAGACGAGCTGGCCCATGAGTGTGCCGACGAGCGCGACCCCCGTGACCATGTTGTTGATGCGCACGGGCATGGTGCCGGGTTTGCCGATGTCGGCGTTGCTGTCCGGGTAGTAGAGGCGGCCGAGCAGCTTGGAGACGGTGGTGATGCAGAAGAGGTCGTAGGCGTCGGTGAAGAAGCCCATGCCGGCGATGACGATGGCCTTCATGTGGTACATCTGGGTGCGCGCCGAGTCGAGCGCGTCCAGCACCGCGAGGTTCTgcccccctccgccgccgcccgccccatTCTCCGCCATCCCGGTCCgactttttttcgataaagggcgcttttatGAGACTATGAGACCGTGTCTCAACTCTCAACTCAACTCCCGTGTTAATTTGGTGCTTTGCTGCTTGCTCACCCTGGTTCTTATAACTGTGCTCCGGCCGGAGATTATGACGATGATGCAGAGGACGGCGGCAACAAGGGAAAACTGTCCTCATCGCTCGTAGCCTCCGTCTGCCTCGTGCTGGTTGGCTGGCAGCATATTCCGCATACTACTCGGATCATACATTTCTCACCGATTGAACACACACGGGCATACTTCTACAAGTTTAACACACCGGGACAAACATACACGACAGAATAATACCCTTGACAaagacgaaaaataaaataaacaagcAGCCGTTCCCATCTAGAAAATGGCGGGAAGCGAGGCGTGCGCTTATTTTGTCTCTCGTGAAATTTACTTGGAGGCTAGTGCTGGGGAACGCACCTCGACATGGCAGGAGCGAAGGTAACTAAGGCACAAATGTGTCTTTTTGGCAGGATATTCCGCAACCAGTCGACCCCCCTTGCTGGTCGGCGATAGGTAGGTACCGTAAGAACAAAGGGAGGTCCAGCTGTCAAACTTAGTTTTCCAACGGTTGCAGGCCAACTGTCTGAATCATCGGTCGTGTGTGGTGATAAAAAAGACTGTTTTGCTAGACCTCACTCAGTCAGCTGGGATTTAGCAGAGTCCCGGTCAAGTTCGTGGCCATTCGATCACTAGCATTGAGATTATGTGAGGCTTGATGCCGTAATGGCTGATGTATTTCAGTATCGCTGTCCATCGTCATGGGATGCGCTCCGTACAAAAAATATTTTTAAACCTGACCTGGGCGGGCCACGGCCCACTCGGCCTTGCCGAAGCTCTGCCACTGTCAACGAGTACTATACCGTTGATGGCGCACATTGCCACGCTCGTCCATGTTTACGATAGAATTGTAGGTATTGCTATAAGCTGATAAGTAGAGCCATATTTTGTCGGTAATCAAAGTACAAAACTTTAATCGGTAGACAACAATGGAGCACGGTATTTGTCAATAAAAAGAAGGTTAATTATATTTGGTCTGAGGGCATGGTATTAGTAATGAACTCCTAGGCTTTAGAATTCAAATATTTAATAGAATATTGATGTTCAGTTCGGAATAACAGCGCTAAGGCAAAGTTTAAAGTAAGCTGACTCTTAACATACAGTGCTTACTTACTAAGTCCGGAAAACTAACTTCTAGCCATTAAATAATAAAGAAATTACATATCATTATAACTGTGAAATCTATGTTTTATTCATAAAGAATACAAAGATCATCATTGTGAAACAAATTACCATAGCAAACTCAACATGAAATAATAAAGAAATGACAAAATAGGCATGCTTGGTAGGCATAAATCATGAACTGTTTTCATGTGTTTGTATTTTCTTCCAATTATGTCTTGTCTTCTAATCTTCTTTACTGTTTGTGTTTCATGTGTTTTGCAAGATGGATGCAGCTTGCAAGGACAACATGACATGTGGGGATGAGGATCAATCAAGCACTTGATAAAAGAGACACCAAATGGGGCAGTATTCTCTATTATGATCTCTTTCTCATCAATTTTCTGTCTTAACTCTATATTACATGtcatatttttatttaatttatattttttatatactcACCGTATCACTGAATGGCTGTTTCCGGAAAATGTTGTATCTTGTATCCCCGTCTTTCCGTCCCCGTGTCCGTGCTTTATAGTTGAGCATCTCCCAAGGCCAAACAACTGTCTCTGGAATTGTTGCTTGAAAGCTCCTCGTATTGTCCCTGTGTGATGATCTAATCACCAAAAAAATTGCCACTTGGATTATCACTACTATAGTGTAGCAAAACTACTGACGTGGAAAGCAAATAAAACTCGGCATTGGAATCAAATTAATTCTCAGTATAGGGACTTGCAGCTACCATTAGGTACTACTATTCCTCAACCCAGATTGTAGGAATTCTCAATATAGGGACTTGCAAGGAACAAAAAAGTAATTCTCAGTATATGGACTTGCAGCTACCATTAGGCACGACTATTCCTCAACCCAGATTGTAGGAATACTCAATATAGGAACTTGCAAGGAACAAAAAAGTAATTCTCGGTATATGGACTTCAATCTATACCCAAAAGGAAGTTAAAATAATTATCACTACTATAGCTGCAAAGAATAAAACTTGGCACTAGAATCAAAATACAATCTGGGTTATCAACTTGGAGCCAGTCAACTTACGTTATTGGCATATGTACCATAAGTGTTAGTCACTGGTAATGGAGGAAGCCAGGAGTGAAGGAACAAGCAAGTAGGATATATAGAATTTTAAAACTCAAACTATCATGATTAATGGAGTGATCAGTGATGTGAAATAAACAAAACTAATTGCTTATAAAAAGTTTAAATAAATAATATAATTAGAAGTGCGGCCGTAATAAGTCACGGGCACAAAATATGACCCTACAGAAACCGACCATACTTTCAGAAGTTTGCATACAAATCCCATGTAAAATAGGGTAATGCACATATACAAATAAACCAAAATCGTACTTGCTAGCCATGATACTTGCAGCCTAGTGTATATTCTTGAAAAGCTGGAAAAAATGCTGATGTAGATAGATACTTTTGTCATGTCTGGAGGTTATCTACACCATGTAAAGAAAGGTTATGTGCAATTGCAATTGTGCATGAATCACGACGGTCCGCATTGGTTTTAAATATTCGTTAAATAAAAAAATGTTCGTTAAATAAAATAACTTCATAAATTTAAACattgttccaccaatttccaaaGAATGTCCGTCGATTCGAGAAATGTTCGCCGATTctaaaaaaatgtttaaaaaaatgttcacaatatttAAACATGTCTGGAAATAGTATGAAATGTTAGtgaattgaaaaaatgttcttcattttataaaatgtttgaataTTTGTAAAAGTGTTCACGAATCTGAAAAATGTCACAATTTCAAATAtgtgcatgagtttaattttttTCATGATTTCACAAAATTAGGAGTGAAAGAGTATCTAAGTGATGCAGCAAAATCTGGTCATGACcgctgaagattatgattcttttttctcctgttgcaacgcacgggcccttttgctaggaAGACAAAAGGCAAGATTCTGCCAATACATGACAAAATACACTGATGATATGATAGTCAGTAAATAATCCCACCATCTTACTTTGGAAATAAAATAAGAACAGTTAAAGGGTTCCAGGCTTCCAGCAGTATAGGCATGATGATGTCGATGGAGGGGGGAGGTGGAGGGAGACCTTGTGGCGTGAAACTCAAACAGATCTACTCCATCGGGCTGGGATCAAACTTCAGGGTCGAATAGCGCCGCGTTGTGGAGAGGAGCAGTCAGTGGCGAGCTCATGGAGGGGATCAGGATCCCATGGTGTAGATGAATGGGGATTATCCACGGGGGCTGGGGCGGCGGAGGCCGCCACTCTCGGCGACCATCCGCGTCAGtttgtccctctctctctctctctctctctctctctctctctctctctctctctctctctctctctctctctctctctctctctctctctctctctctctccactctcGCCTAAAGCTTGTGGACCGTAGTACCCTCTGGGCAAGGAGAATAGGCCCAACAAACATAACATGTGGTAGAGGCCGGAACAGACACCAGATTTGATGGCTGAGATCACCCAAATCATGCTAATGGATGGCTAGAAATGCCTAAGTCATGAGAGGACTGGGATTTGGCTCAGTTATATTGTCCTAAATAAATAGACCCAATGCTCCATATGTCATATGGATACTCCACCCGTTCCTTAACAAGACCAAGGAAAGTCAGCTCTAGTACTTGACAAAACAAACAAAAGAATGTGCACTAATATCCAGGCATGTCAGTATTCATGCCCAAAATAAGCTCATGAGCGTGGTAGTTCCTAGTAGAGACAATGTAGGTATGATAATTAGGCAATAGAAAGGTAGAAGAGGAACAAGCGCGCATGACAAAAAAAATAGAGAATCATAATAGGAAAGAAAAGCAAGTACAAAAAACAAGCGAGGTTTGCAAAGGTATTGTCACCACATACATGCCAAAGATTCCAAAAGTTGCACTCCACGCTTGAGGACTAGGTCGATTGGAAATGGGTGGTAGGCAGTTTTCTGCAGAAACTCATACAAGCTTGGGCCAAGCTTCTCACAGACCTATCGAGTCATAGAACTTTATTGAATAACAGGACCATATGTCTAACAGACAAGTGGGGGAATTTTATGAATCAGCCATATACTTAAAATACAAATATGGTTACGACAATCAAACCAATTCCATATTTGCACATAGCTGCAAAAACACTAAGAAGTATGTGACTTATTTCTTTGGCACCATGATTTAAAAAAAAGGTTTTGAGTTTGGGAAGTCTCCTGAAACCAGCTACataaaaaatttgatgcaataATGGCATGAAAATTTCAAATAATTATAAATACATTTAGGATATATCAACccaccatttgcaaagatatttctggCTATTAGTTTGTCCAATTCCAGCATTTTTATAAAGAAAACATGGTGGATATTTTTCTTAGTaggtatctttattttattggTAATAATGGTAGTTATTTTGGCATCGGCAAATATAAGTAATCCAAGAATTACTTTCTTTCAAACTTTTCTTGATTTAGTCGTCCAAAAAAGCATATTTGGATTTGTTGCCATCTCCACTCTTGGATCATAATGACCGCCTCAAGGCAATCAACATCAATAGGCTGGGTACTCCATTGAAGCGCCAAAACCAAACCTTCATGGAGATCTAGAAGCATTTAGTTTAACGCGGCCGGcacacagtggcggagccaggggTCTTCCCTGGACTTCCATGGAATACCAAAGAACTACTGATTCATTGATATACTACTCCTAGCTTGTTGCATATTTGTTGCCATATTGCTACTGTATTGCACAAATGAATACCAAGGAATACCGAGCAGGaaattcctggctccgccactgccggCACACGGGACATGACCACGGCATAAGGACTTCTTAACCTCCGTTATTGCATGCTGGACTCACATGTGGAATTATATGATTCCCTCTGTTAAGATTGTTTTGAGGTTTCTCCTCTCTTAATGAATGAAAGCACCACTGCTGATGGCTGCGTACATTAGTCGATGCAGCAGCCATGGTTTTCACCTCGCTCAGAATCAGAAAAAGGAGGGAAAAAAAGGCAGAGCTGCTCAATTTCCCTCAAATTTAGGCAGATGTTGGGGTCCGATCGCCAAAAACACCGTCTAAAAATATGGGGTGTTCCGAGAATCGAACTCGGGACCTCTCGCACCCGAAGCGAGAATCATACCACTAGACCAAACACCCAATCTGGTTAGTGTGCAATCAGCAAGCCTACTAATCAGCTGCAGGCACATTTTTGGTCCATATCTCTCCCCGTTTCTTTGTTTATTGTTTTTGCGAGAAGTCCATCTCTCCCCGTTGATGAGCTACGAAGAAGATAGTGAATGGCTATTAGGCGCTTGTTGTAGGGCAGATGGAAACCCAAGTAAAAGGGACATGCCGGGTTGACACAAGCTCAGCAAAAAGGAAAGCGTGTGCAAGATGTACGTACGGCCCTCCAACCATGCTAATCAACCAAAGTATATTGTATATTTCTTTTTGTTAAATGTCCACAATAACACGCGGGGCATTACCTAGTATAAGTTCTAACGCACTTGACTGCATTAAACAGTGAATCGATGGCTCGATATCCGTCATATCCACTATCTAACTAGACAACGCACTCTGCATTAATGAATATGTTTTCGAGACACCGGGCAAGTGGCTGAGTTTTGAAATGAGCGGACCGTTGGGCGCTTCCCAAGGCGACGGACTGGGCTCCCCGCCTCGGTCGCCTCCGGCCTCGGCCTCAGGGGGCTGGGAGGTGGTCAGGCGCGGCGCATGGCCCTCTCCGGCGGGGATGGGGCAGACCGTGAGGGCTGACGCGGTGCTGGCTCCGGTGGGCGGTCGGTTTTGGGCGCTGGCTGCGGACGAGTCGGAGGTCGAGGAGGACTCGGATCCGGCGACTAGGGAGGGGTTCCTGGCGCCGACGAGGCCGTCACTCGGCGACTTTGTGGCCTGTGCGCTAACGTCGGGGCCTGGAGTCGTGGGAGCGCGTCGCCGCTTCGCTCCGGGAGGCCGGGGTTCGCGCGCGGTCGAGGTCAGAGCTTGGCGACCCTCCACGTCGGCGGGCAGGGGCTCGCCGTCCTCTGGGGGTGCCGCGAGGGACATCCGTGTTAGGACGGCGGCGACGCTTCTCGCTCCGGTGGACTCGGAGGTGGAGTGGCCCTGCCTTACGTCGTCGGCGGGGGCcggccgggcggcggaggaggaggcggcggcgccgcaGGCTGCGGAGGGTGGCGCGGCGTCTCCGAGGCCTAGGGTTGGCAGCGTCGGTCCCGGGGCCGAGGTGGGCCAGCGGGGTCGTGGGCCGGCCCAGGAGTCAGGTTCGGCAGGCGGTGAAGGCCCGCGCTCCGGAGGAGACAGCGAGTCCCGGGGGAAGGGAGGCCTGGCGATCAGTGGGCCGGTGGGTTCCGTCCAGCCCATGGCGGGCCTGCCTCGGCCTTGGCCCAACCCCGGCTCCTATTTATGGGTGCGCCGCGGCTGCCTTGACCCCTCGCTAGGGTTTCCCGCATCTAGATCGGAGGTGCGACGCTGGGCTCGCCGTGCCAGATCCATCCAACCCATTTCCCTACCTCCCCCTCTCTCCATTTCTTTTGCGGCGGCGGTGATGAATGGGCGGCGCGCGGAGAAGAGGCCTATGGAGCCCCCGATCTTAGATGGGGAGCGGCGCCGGGAGCGCGAGCTGCGGGAAAAGGCGAAGAAGGAGCAGCGAGCAAGAAATGGTGGCAGATCTGAGAGGAGCTATGAGCCGGAGGGGCGCGAGGGGGAGTGGGGTCCCCCTCCCCCATGGTGGATCCAGCAgcaggaaagaagaaagaagaagaaggagatggctCGGCGTCGGGAGCTGGAACGCAAGCCCGCGGATCTCCCCAGATATGGTGGTGGCCACGGAGATCCGCTGGCCAAGAAGGCCCGGGCGTCGTCCGACCCCTTGGCTGTGTCCCTCCCCCCTGGCGCGAAGGGCACCGTGGGCGAGCCCATTCTGGTGGAGGACGGGTCGGAGGCTATGGAAGTGGAATGTTTCAAGTGCGGGAGACTTGGCCATTTCCAGTCCAAATGCAAATTCCAGCCTTTGTGCGTGCTCTGCAAGGAGGAGGGACATGCTTCCGCTCATTGCCCGACGAGGGGTCGGCAGCCTAGCCTGCAGATTATGGGCAGTGCAATTTCAGGGGAGGGTTTCTTCTGTTTGCAGTTTGAAGAGGAGGAAGAGCTGGAGGGCCCTCGGCTCCCCTCGGTGGGAAACGCGGCAATCCTCTCCGCGGAGCCAGGCAGCCTTAACCTGCGGGTTCTCATTCAGGAGCTCAAACACATGGTCACGGGGGACTGGGACTGGCAAGTCACGCAAGTAGGAGAACACGATTTCATGGTGGTGTTTCCCTCCGCGGACCTTCTTCACATGGCCCGGACCAGTGGCAAACTCTTCCTCTCCATTAACGACATCACTGCTAGGGTGCGGGATGTGGTCCATGAGGTGCTTCCACCAATGGTGATGCCAGAAGCTTGGGTGCGGCTCCATGTGATTCCTGAGAAGCATCGCAAGATTGAGCGCATCAAGGAGGCCTTTAAGAT from Triticum aestivum cultivar Chinese Spring chromosome 4A, IWGSC CS RefSeq v2.1, whole genome shotgun sequence harbors:
- the LOC101290626 gene encoding inorganic phosphate transporter 1-11, with product MAENGAGGGGGGQNLAVLDALDSARTQMYHMKAIVIAGMGFFTDAYDLFCITTVSKLLGRLYYPDSNADIGKPGTMPVRINNMVTGVALVGTLMGQLVFGYFGDKLGRKRVYGITLVLMAVCAIGSGLSFGSSASAVIGTLCFFRFWLGFGIGGDYPLSATIMSEYANKKTRGAFIAAVFAMQGVGIIFAGLVSMIVSAIFLHYNPAPAWDAHHGLTVDGQMDQWPGADYMWRVVLMLGAFPAVATFYWRMKMPETARYTALIEGNAKQATNDMQKVLEIRIDEEQEKLSKFRAANEYSLLSMEFARRHGLHLIGTTTTWFLLDIAFYSQNLTQKDIFPAINLTGTPGSMNALKEVFVISRAMFLIALFGTFPGYWVTVALIDKMGRYLIQLLGFFMMSLFMLVMGIKYEYLKDKGHALFAILYALTFFFANFGPNSTTFVLPAELFPTRVRSTCHAISAASGKAGAIVAAFGVQTLTLKGDPKHMKQALILLSVTNMFGFFFTFLVPETMGRSLEEISGEDGNVAGAAAGHVDKDVEKAPPSSTEWQPPSSMN